The genome window TTGCCGAGTCTGCCCTGCGCCTGCTTTTGGGATTGAGCGAAGGGGATTCGCTGGCTCTTGCGGGTCCACTAACGCCGGTTGATGTGGAGATTGAGCCGCTTGAGTTTTATCTCAAACGCGCGGGAGAGCGCGAGGATATGCAGCAGTTGCAGGCTGCTGTACAGGTGCGTGAGTCTCTAATGCAGGTGGCAAAAGGCGAGCGGTATCCCCAGATATTTATTGCGGGTCAATTTAAGTATGGGTACGCACCGAATCGCGACGATCAGACAAGTCCTTTTGCCAGAGATGATTTCAATATTTTGCAGGCAGGGGCGGTGATAGGTGTTCGACAGTCGCTGTCGTTTGGGCTTACGTCGGCGAAGGCGCGGAAAGCGGGTTTGGAATATCAGAAGTTGTTGTATCAAAAGCAACTGGCCGAGAAGGGCGTGGCGATTGAAATTGAGAAGATTTACCGCGAGTTGATCGAGGCAGAGAAAAATATGGCGGCTGCCAGCCAGGCACGGCGGGCGACCCGCCGGTGGTTTATATCGGTTCGCGATGGGTTTAATGCCGGGCTTGAAGAGGCATCGGATATGATCGATGCCGCAAAAGAGTACGGTGTTATTCGCGCCAAATATTACGAAGCAGTGTTCAATTTTAACCGATCCTGGGCGCGATTACAACGGGCTGTTGGACGCAGTCTTTTGTAAATTGCTTGGGATATTGAGAAAGGTTGTAGAAGTTATGGTGAATAAAGCTGTAATTAT of Gemmatimonadota bacterium contains these proteins:
- a CDS encoding TolC family protein produces the protein MHSLRAETYDLSASIAQAMRVHPGVRAAAVDVDIARAQLDQANAIRFLPQFELRSVIGPSPEARGDALTGNTMLSHLSIFTRTEATVVQPLFTFGYLSGAKAAAMAGVTAQQAGLQKARGDLELQVAEVYFGLQLTQDLWALALEAQSDFQTARDFVEEKLEAEEGDFTYADLGRIDRFAFDVREKIHEAAKTKALAESALRLLLGLSEGDSLALAGPLTPVDVEIEPLEFYLKRAGEREDMQQLQAAVQVRESLMQVAKGERYPQIFIAGQFKYGYAPNRDDQTSPFARDDFNILQAGAVIGVRQSLSFGLTSAKARKAGLEYQKLLYQKQLAEKGVAIEIEKIYRELIEAEKNMAAASQARRATRRWFISVRDGFNAGLEEASDMIDAAKEYGVIRAKYYEAVFNFNRSWARLQRAVGRSLL